A single window of Maylandia zebra isolate NMK-2024a linkage group LG2, Mzebra_GT3a, whole genome shotgun sequence DNA harbors:
- the LOC143413034 gene encoding uncharacterized protein LOC143413034 — MYKLSGAEAYQLARDLVTDSQSSELESTDEEGCVDCIINYMQSDALLNSEDEGMSQLLVLNDLVCSMVENRGLLNTANGVAQPLESPVVSAKTVERTTVTHATLGQLPPVTNTQQHTTPLLSIPREPTTSQQTDFGAQARTTNLSPTQPRIINDERGGEPQHFRNASNTHPSGAHSIGDPVTHAAIPHPSSHVTTERMVSLKDLSYLQRREFKVHGGQIGDHNADITYSSMCKQIDEGIREGFTETEVIRGVLRIVKPGVFKDMLINKDEITVNELKGFLRSHLGEKASTELFQELMCARQSEQETPQQFLYRMIGLKQKILFQSKQVSTDIRYEPKTIQEVFLHSIHQGLGTKHTDIRQQLRPLLSNSNVTDEEILRQVMKMISDENEHQRRLGHDPRQKTTHTHSVQVEGGDVSANSGDNDAIQQLSAQVEALTNMVATLMGQQAAAIHTTQSKTAPFQTPGQDQFHGTQPLVNQALTPPPSQPSAARRGKIPSCTKCMQQGSENCNHCFVCGDAGHRAIGCLKRTNQPGNGSRSLLRDRQRPSQIPSPTQ, encoded by the coding sequence ATGTATAAGCTTTCAGGTGCAGAAGCCTATCAGCTCGCAAGGGACCTGGTCACAGACAGCCAGAGTAGTGAATTAGAGTCCACTGATGAAGAAGGTTGTGTGGATTGCATTATCAACTATATGCAGTCAGATGCTTTGTTAAATTCTGAGGATGAGGGAATGAGTCAGTTGCTGGTGCTAAATGATCTTGTATGCAGTATGGTTGAAAATCGTGGCCTATTGAACACTGCTAATGGGGTGGCGCAGCCACTGGAGTCACCAGTTGTTAGTGCTAAGACAGTCGAGCGCACTACAGTGACACATGCTACCTTAGGCCAGTTACCACCAGTTACTAACACTCAACAGCATACCACCCCCTTACTTTCCATCCCCAGAGAGCCTACAACATCACAGCAGACTGACTTTGGTGCACAGGCTCGCACCACCAATCTGAGTCCAACCCAGCCTAGAATCATAAATGATGAGCGGGGTGGAGAGCCACAGCATTTTAGAAATGCAAGTAACACACATCCTAGTGGGGCACACAGTATAGGTGACCCAGTAACACATGCAGCAATACCTCACCCCTCATCACATGTAACCACTGAGAGAATGGTTTCCTTAAAGGACCTCTCTTACCTCCAACGGAGGGAATTTAAGGTACATGGTGGCCAGATTGGGGACCACAATGCTGACATAACTTATAGCAGCATGTGTAAACAGATAGATGAAGGCATTAGAGAGGGTTTCACAGAGACTGAGGTTATCCGGGGTGTACTGAGAATTGTAAAGCCAGGTGTCTTCAAGGATATGCTCATCAACAAAGATGAAATCACTGTGAATGAACTCAAGGGCTTTCTCAGATCACACCTGGGTGAAAAGGCCAGCACTGAATTGTTCCAAGAGCTTATGTGTGCAAGACAGAGTGAACAAGAAACCCCACAACAGTTCTTGTACCGCATGATTGGACTCAAACAGAAGATCCTGTTCCAATCAAAACAGGTCAGTACAGACATTCGTTATGAACCCAAAACTATTCAGGAAGTCTTTCTTCACAGTATCCACCAAGGCCTGGGCACAAAACATACTGACATCAGACAGCAACTAAGGCCACTCCTTTCAAACAGCAACGTCACTGATGAGGAGATTCTCAGACAGGTTATGAAGATGATTAGCGATGAAAATGAACACCAGCGTAGGTTAGGTCATGACCCCCGTcaaaaaacaacacatacaCATAGTGTCCAGGTGGAAGGAGGGGATGTGAGTGCAAACAGTGGGGATAATGATGCGATCCAACAGCTTAGTGCACAAGTAGAGGCTTTGACTAACATGGTTGCAACTTTAATGGGCCAACAAGCGGCAGCTATTCATACAACCCAATCAAAGACTGCACCTTTCCAAACGCCAGGCCAGGACCAATTCCATGGCACCCAACCTCTTGTTAACCAGGCACTCACTCCTCCACCAAGTCAACCTTCAGCTGCAAGGAGAGGTAAAATACCCAGCTGCACCAAATGTATGCAGCAAGGCTCAGAAAACTGTAATCACTGCTTTGTGTGTGGGGATGCCGGGCATAGGGCAATTGGCTGTTTAAAACGAACCAACCAGCCGGGAAACGGGAGCCGGTCTCTGTTGAGGGACAGACAGAGACCATCCCAAATCCCCAGTCCCACTCAGTAA